From a single Triplophysa rosa linkage group LG1, Trosa_1v2, whole genome shotgun sequence genomic region:
- the si:dkey-9k7.3 gene encoding circularly permutated Ras protein 1 isoform X1, which yields MEFACSHVVCNWRSESLTEDENKVPNLGSTPTLPCGLSRAQSVLEHPYDNRVCTVQKPTSSLVPPPVPPRNIQQKHILPSSLPPPIPPRGLENNEETHLKANVNVVSLKVGSLVDISKDSAIHSNQKPVHCGKCNAIMSSASNPETHQNTTMWFCEFCGKDNVYPLAALKGGRFSLRSPPGRDVLYMDDDDEVDYENLDNMLIVFCVDISGSMSVTSEICPGSTMRSPTYVSRLQGVQEALQMVLTSLQKTSPHRRVALVTFNDEVTVYGDGRGAPLSLRDWALMDYDYLKKEGENYSTPHCIAETIQPLTQKIKELREHGATALGPAALISVAMASQFTGSKVIICTDGRANKGLGQLEQESSLCPGPSPYFYNQLACYTAEKGVIVSVMTFEGEDCRLAEVGRLADHSGGRINIVNIGTVATEIQSAIADNVLATSVMATLLVPDGMYFPYEEEDHRLVREIGNVTDKVEITFQFAVKPEKVESFQKQDRVPFQLQLSFRTRDLQKVTRVITQQKRVTTSSWVWAGSLNMSVLGVHCAQLCARLTMEGRVKEAQRQLRAQQDLLKDISEQKPSPKEESIYGNWISTMSMICEDLTTVNQNKEEPMKTSTASLSDEAAKVVYQMKRAKSTDGKGQKVATLKN from the exons ATGGAGTTTGCGTGCAGTCATGTTGTATGCAATTGGAGGTCTGAGAGCTTAACAGAGGATGAAAATAAAGTCCCGAATCTAG GTTCCACTCCCACTCTGCCCTGTGGTCTGTCCAGAGCTCAGTCTGTTTTAGAACATCCTTACGACAACCGTGTTTGCACCGTTCAGAAACCAA cttCATCCTTGGTTCCACCTCCTGTACCACCCCGTAATATACAGCAGAAACATATACTGCCAAGCTCTCTTCCACCACCAATACCACCAAGAG GTCTGGAGAACAACGAAGAGACTCATCTTAAAGCTAATGTTAACGTAGTGTCACTCAAAGTGGGAAGCCTTGTGGACATTAGTAAAG ATTCTGCTATACACAGCAACCAGAAACCAGTGCACTGTGGAAAATGCAATGCCATCATGTCCTCTGCAAGCAACCCAGAGACACACCAAAACACAACA ATGTGGTTCTGTGAGTTTTGTGGTAAAGATAATGTCTACCCGCTGGCTGCGCTGAAGGGAGGGCGCTTCTCCCTGCGCAGTCCTCCCGGCAGAGATGTTCTTTAcatggatgatgatgatgaagtggATTATGAGAATCTAGACAACATGCTTATTGTCTTCTGCGTAGACATTTCCGGAAGTATGAGCGTGACGTCTGAG ATCTGTCCTGGTAGTACCATGCGATCACCCACATATGTTTCACGGCTGCAG GGAGTCCAGGAAGCTCTTCAGATGGTGCTTACCTCCTTACAGAAGACCTCACCTCATCGAAGAGTGGCACTGGTCACGTTTAATGATGAG GTGACAGTGTACGGGGATGGTCGTGGGGCTCCTCTCTCTCTAAGAGACTGGGCACTGATGGACTATGACTATCTGAAGAAAGAAGGAGAGAATTACAGCACCCCTCACTGCATTGCAGAAACCATTCAGCCCCTCACTCAGAAAATCAAGGA ACTCAGAGAGCATGGAGCGACAGCACTGGGACCGGCTGCACTCATCTCGGTTGCCATGGCATCACAGTTCACAGGGTCGAAG GTCATAATTTGCACAGATGGGCGGGCCAACAAAGGCCTGGGCCAGTTAGAACAAGAATCTTCCCTTTGCCCCGGCCCTTCCCCTTATTTCTACAATCAGTTAGCCTGTTATACTGCAGAAAAGGG TGTGATTGTTTCAGTGATGACCTTTGAGGGAGAAGACTGTCGTTTGGCAGAGGTTGGAAGGCTGGCTGATCATTCCGGAGGCAGA AtcaatattgtaaatattggTACGGTCGCTACAGAGATTCAGAGTGCTATAGCTGACAACGTCCTAGCAACTAGTGTCATGGCAACATTGCTGGTACCTGATGGCAT GTACTTCCCCTATGAGGAGGAGGATCATCGGTTAGTGAGAGAGATTGGTAATGTTACAGACAAGGTTGAGATCACCTTCCAGTTTGCAGTCAAACCCGAAAAAGTTGAGA GTTTTCAAAAACAGGACAGGGTCCCTTTCCAGCTGCAGCTGAGTTTTAGAACTCGAGATTTACAGAAAGTGACACGAGTTATTACTCAACAGAAACGAGTGACCACGAGCAG TTGGGTTTGGGCGGGCAGCTTAAATATGTCTGTGCTGGGCGTACACTGTGCCCAGCTGTGTGCCAGGCTGACTATGGAGGGCAGAGTAAAGGAGGCACAGAGACAACTCAGAGCTCAGCAAGACCTTCTCAAAGACATCAG TGAACAGAAGCCAAGCCCTAAAGAAGAGAGTATCTATGGGAACTGGATCAGTACGATGAGTATGATCTGTGAAGACCTCACCACAGTTAACCAG aacaaagaagaaCCAATGAAAACATCTACTGCA AGTCTTTCAGATGAGGCTGCCAAAGTGGTCTACCAAATGAAGAGAGCAAAGAGTACGGATGGAAAAGGACAGAAAGTTGCCACGTTAAAGAACTGA
- the si:dkey-9k7.3 gene encoding circularly permutated Ras protein 1 isoform X2 — protein MSSASNPETHQNTTMWFCEFCGKDNVYPLAALKGGRFSLRSPPGRDVLYMDDDDEVDYENLDNMLIVFCVDISGSMSVTSEICPGSTMRSPTYVSRLQGVQEALQMVLTSLQKTSPHRRVALVTFNDEVTVYGDGRGAPLSLRDWALMDYDYLKKEGENYSTPHCIAETIQPLTQKIKELREHGATALGPAALISVAMASQFTGSKVIICTDGRANKGLGQLEQESSLCPGPSPYFYNQLACYTAEKGVIVSVMTFEGEDCRLAEVGRLADHSGGRINIVNIGTVATEIQSAIADNVLATSVMATLLVPDGMYFPYEEEDHRLVREIGNVTDKVEITFQFAVKPEKVESFQKQDRVPFQLQLSFRTRDLQKVTRVITQQKRVTTSSWVWAGSLNMSVLGVHCAQLCARLTMEGRVKEAQRQLRAQQDLLKDISEQKPSPKEESIYGNWISTMSMICEDLTTVNQNKEEPMKTSTASLSDEAAKVVYQMKRAKSTDGKGQKVATLKN, from the exons ATGTCCTCTGCAAGCAACCCAGAGACACACCAAAACACAACA ATGTGGTTCTGTGAGTTTTGTGGTAAAGATAATGTCTACCCGCTGGCTGCGCTGAAGGGAGGGCGCTTCTCCCTGCGCAGTCCTCCCGGCAGAGATGTTCTTTAcatggatgatgatgatgaagtggATTATGAGAATCTAGACAACATGCTTATTGTCTTCTGCGTAGACATTTCCGGAAGTATGAGCGTGACGTCTGAG ATCTGTCCTGGTAGTACCATGCGATCACCCACATATGTTTCACGGCTGCAG GGAGTCCAGGAAGCTCTTCAGATGGTGCTTACCTCCTTACAGAAGACCTCACCTCATCGAAGAGTGGCACTGGTCACGTTTAATGATGAG GTGACAGTGTACGGGGATGGTCGTGGGGCTCCTCTCTCTCTAAGAGACTGGGCACTGATGGACTATGACTATCTGAAGAAAGAAGGAGAGAATTACAGCACCCCTCACTGCATTGCAGAAACCATTCAGCCCCTCACTCAGAAAATCAAGGA ACTCAGAGAGCATGGAGCGACAGCACTGGGACCGGCTGCACTCATCTCGGTTGCCATGGCATCACAGTTCACAGGGTCGAAG GTCATAATTTGCACAGATGGGCGGGCCAACAAAGGCCTGGGCCAGTTAGAACAAGAATCTTCCCTTTGCCCCGGCCCTTCCCCTTATTTCTACAATCAGTTAGCCTGTTATACTGCAGAAAAGGG TGTGATTGTTTCAGTGATGACCTTTGAGGGAGAAGACTGTCGTTTGGCAGAGGTTGGAAGGCTGGCTGATCATTCCGGAGGCAGA AtcaatattgtaaatattggTACGGTCGCTACAGAGATTCAGAGTGCTATAGCTGACAACGTCCTAGCAACTAGTGTCATGGCAACATTGCTGGTACCTGATGGCAT GTACTTCCCCTATGAGGAGGAGGATCATCGGTTAGTGAGAGAGATTGGTAATGTTACAGACAAGGTTGAGATCACCTTCCAGTTTGCAGTCAAACCCGAAAAAGTTGAGA GTTTTCAAAAACAGGACAGGGTCCCTTTCCAGCTGCAGCTGAGTTTTAGAACTCGAGATTTACAGAAAGTGACACGAGTTATTACTCAACAGAAACGAGTGACCACGAGCAG TTGGGTTTGGGCGGGCAGCTTAAATATGTCTGTGCTGGGCGTACACTGTGCCCAGCTGTGTGCCAGGCTGACTATGGAGGGCAGAGTAAAGGAGGCACAGAGACAACTCAGAGCTCAGCAAGACCTTCTCAAAGACATCAG TGAACAGAAGCCAAGCCCTAAAGAAGAGAGTATCTATGGGAACTGGATCAGTACGATGAGTATGATCTGTGAAGACCTCACCACAGTTAACCAG aacaaagaagaaCCAATGAAAACATCTACTGCA AGTCTTTCAGATGAGGCTGCCAAAGTGGTCTACCAAATGAAGAGAGCAAAGAGTACGGATGGAAAAGGACAGAAAGTTGCCACGTTAAAGAACTGA
- the LOC130561192 gene encoding zinc finger protein RFP isoform X1 has translation MLLDNLHHFRGPNASANATRENIVCRGQYLLFSAMSFSRSFLSEDQLLCSICLDVFDNPVSTPCGHSFCMACIGKYWDSAKHCQCPLCKQNFKRKPALHINRTLREITEQFKQMTSKTGSCKGVGRCRAVEEEGRPQESVDETERPGHLPGDRFTDMKRKFTSQNKTGPAQTVTTNADSADGTPSPVLTREVSMRRFTLSGAENAMNLPLCPKHHRNLELFCRSDLECICVECGQTEHKSHKITCAEKEWQSNKMKISIIDNEIQEMTKERLQKVGEIKQSLTEIKMLGEREKQRSMQFIGALISSIECSQAGLLEVIEINCCSAEHQAEVMIKELEQEITQLRKRSAALGKVAQIKDYNTGLKSYSDISMPLSMKDWAGVSLTSNLGTKAVYTSICQLLERFKEELQKLPAICLLVPLEQSPTKSLPKIKRIQEYAVDVTLDPNTAHPRLILSEDWKKVWCGERHHLVPNNRERFDRVVCVLGHEGFSSGRHYWEVEVGGKTDWDLGVATHSINRKGKITVSPSNGYWFLSLRDKNNYAFRTEHSTALPLSLKPQKIGVFVDYEKGQVSFYNVDAKVHIYTFMDKFSETIYPFFSPCTNKTGKNDAPLVITPVLF, from the exons atgctTTTGGACAACTTACATCACTTTAGAGGTCCTAATGCCAGTGCGAATGCAACCAGGGAAAATATAGTTTGCAGGGGACAGTACTTGTTA TTCTCTGCCATGTCATTCTCACGTAGTTTCCTGTCCGAAGATCAACTGCTGTGTTCCATCTGCTTAGATGTGTTCGACAATCCAGTATCTACACCGTGCGGCCACAGCTTCTGCATGGCCTGCATCGGTAAATACTGGGATTCAGCCAAGCACTGCCAGTGCCCCCTCTGCAAGCAGAACTTCAAGAGAAAGCCCGCTCTCCACATCAATCGAACTCTCCGTGAGATCACCGAACAGTTCAAGCAGATGACAAGCAAAACAGGGTCCTGTAAGGGGGTTGGCAGATGTAGGGCAGTTGAGGAAGAAGGAAGACCACAGGAGTCAGTGGATGAGACAGAAAGACCAGGCCATCTTCCAGGTGATCGCTTTACTGACATGAAGCGGAAATTTACCTCTCAAAATAAAACAGGACCTGCACAAACTGTCACAACAAATGCAGATAGTGCAGATGGCACCCCGTCACCAGTTTTAACCAGAGAAGTTTCCATGCGAAGGTTTACACTGAGTGGGGCTGAAAATGCTATGAATTTGCCTCTTTGTCCAAAACACCACCGAAACCTGGAACTGTTCTGTCGATCCGATCTGGAATGTATTTGTGTGGAATGTGGACAAACAGAACACAAATCACACAAAATAACATGCGCTGAGAAAGAGTGGCAAAGTAATAAG ATGAAAATTAGTATCATAGACAATGAGATACAAGAGATGACCAAAGAAAGACTGCAGAAAGTGGGGGAGATCAAACAATCACTGACTGAAATTAAA ATGCTCGGCGAGCGCGAGAAGCAACGCAGCATGCAGTTTATTGGAGCTTTGATCAGCTCCATCGAGTGCAGCCAGGCGGGGCTGTTGGAGGTGATTGAGATTAATTGTTGCTCTGCAGAACATCAGGCTGAGGTGATGATCAAAGAACTGGAGCAGGAGATCACACAGTTAAGGAAGAGAAGTGCTGCACTGGGTAAAGTTGCCCAAATTAAAGACTACAACACTGGACTAAAG AGTTATTCTGATATCAGTATGCCACTCTCAATGAAAGACTGGGCAGGTGTTTCATTAACATCCAACCTTGGAACGAAAGCAGTTTACACCTCTATCTGTCAGCTACTAGAACGATTCAAGGAGGAACTTCAGAAACTACCTGCTATCT GCCTTTTAGTGCCCCTTGAACAATCACCAACGAAGTCTCTCCCAA AAATAAAGAGAATACAGGAGTATGCAg TGGATGTGACCCTGGACCCCAACACTGCCCATCCTCGCCTCATCTTATCAGAGGACTGGAAGAAGGTGTGGTGCGGTGAAAGGCACCACCTAGTTCCCAACAACCGTGAACGGTTCGACCGTGTGGTCTGTGTACTGGGACACGAGGGATTCTCTAGTGGTCGACACTACTGGGAGGTAGAGGTGGGTGGGAAAACCGACTGGGACCTGGGGGTGGCTACTCATTCCATCAACAGAAAGGGTAAGATCACGGTTAGCCCCAGCAACGGCTACTGGTTTCTTAGCTTGCGGGACAAGAACAACTATGCTTTTAGGACTGAACATTCCACTGCCCTACCCCTCAGCCTGAAACCGCAGAAGATAGGGGTGTTTGTGGACTATGAAAAAGGTCAAGTGTCATTTTATAATGTGGACGCAAAAGTACACATCTACACTTTCATGGATAAATTCTCTGAGACTATTTATCCGTTCTTCAGTCCCTGTACCAACAAAACAGGCAAAAATGATGCTCCGCTGGTGATTACGCCTGTCCTTTTTTGA
- the LOC130561192 gene encoding zinc finger protein RFP isoform X2, whose product MSFSRSFLSEDQLLCSICLDVFDNPVSTPCGHSFCMACIGKYWDSAKHCQCPLCKQNFKRKPALHINRTLREITEQFKQMTSKTGSCKGVGRCRAVEEEGRPQESVDETERPGHLPGDRFTDMKRKFTSQNKTGPAQTVTTNADSADGTPSPVLTREVSMRRFTLSGAENAMNLPLCPKHHRNLELFCRSDLECICVECGQTEHKSHKITCAEKEWQSNKMKISIIDNEIQEMTKERLQKVGEIKQSLTEIKMLGEREKQRSMQFIGALISSIECSQAGLLEVIEINCCSAEHQAEVMIKELEQEITQLRKRSAALGKVAQIKDYNTGLKSYSDISMPLSMKDWAGVSLTSNLGTKAVYTSICQLLERFKEELQKLPAICLLVPLEQSPTKSLPKIKRIQEYAVDVTLDPNTAHPRLILSEDWKKVWCGERHHLVPNNRERFDRVVCVLGHEGFSSGRHYWEVEVGGKTDWDLGVATHSINRKGKITVSPSNGYWFLSLRDKNNYAFRTEHSTALPLSLKPQKIGVFVDYEKGQVSFYNVDAKVHIYTFMDKFSETIYPFFSPCTNKTGKNDAPLVITPVLF is encoded by the exons ATGTCATTCTCACGTAGTTTCCTGTCCGAAGATCAACTGCTGTGTTCCATCTGCTTAGATGTGTTCGACAATCCAGTATCTACACCGTGCGGCCACAGCTTCTGCATGGCCTGCATCGGTAAATACTGGGATTCAGCCAAGCACTGCCAGTGCCCCCTCTGCAAGCAGAACTTCAAGAGAAAGCCCGCTCTCCACATCAATCGAACTCTCCGTGAGATCACCGAACAGTTCAAGCAGATGACAAGCAAAACAGGGTCCTGTAAGGGGGTTGGCAGATGTAGGGCAGTTGAGGAAGAAGGAAGACCACAGGAGTCAGTGGATGAGACAGAAAGACCAGGCCATCTTCCAGGTGATCGCTTTACTGACATGAAGCGGAAATTTACCTCTCAAAATAAAACAGGACCTGCACAAACTGTCACAACAAATGCAGATAGTGCAGATGGCACCCCGTCACCAGTTTTAACCAGAGAAGTTTCCATGCGAAGGTTTACACTGAGTGGGGCTGAAAATGCTATGAATTTGCCTCTTTGTCCAAAACACCACCGAAACCTGGAACTGTTCTGTCGATCCGATCTGGAATGTATTTGTGTGGAATGTGGACAAACAGAACACAAATCACACAAAATAACATGCGCTGAGAAAGAGTGGCAAAGTAATAAG ATGAAAATTAGTATCATAGACAATGAGATACAAGAGATGACCAAAGAAAGACTGCAGAAAGTGGGGGAGATCAAACAATCACTGACTGAAATTAAA ATGCTCGGCGAGCGCGAGAAGCAACGCAGCATGCAGTTTATTGGAGCTTTGATCAGCTCCATCGAGTGCAGCCAGGCGGGGCTGTTGGAGGTGATTGAGATTAATTGTTGCTCTGCAGAACATCAGGCTGAGGTGATGATCAAAGAACTGGAGCAGGAGATCACACAGTTAAGGAAGAGAAGTGCTGCACTGGGTAAAGTTGCCCAAATTAAAGACTACAACACTGGACTAAAG AGTTATTCTGATATCAGTATGCCACTCTCAATGAAAGACTGGGCAGGTGTTTCATTAACATCCAACCTTGGAACGAAAGCAGTTTACACCTCTATCTGTCAGCTACTAGAACGATTCAAGGAGGAACTTCAGAAACTACCTGCTATCT GCCTTTTAGTGCCCCTTGAACAATCACCAACGAAGTCTCTCCCAA AAATAAAGAGAATACAGGAGTATGCAg TGGATGTGACCCTGGACCCCAACACTGCCCATCCTCGCCTCATCTTATCAGAGGACTGGAAGAAGGTGTGGTGCGGTGAAAGGCACCACCTAGTTCCCAACAACCGTGAACGGTTCGACCGTGTGGTCTGTGTACTGGGACACGAGGGATTCTCTAGTGGTCGACACTACTGGGAGGTAGAGGTGGGTGGGAAAACCGACTGGGACCTGGGGGTGGCTACTCATTCCATCAACAGAAAGGGTAAGATCACGGTTAGCCCCAGCAACGGCTACTGGTTTCTTAGCTTGCGGGACAAGAACAACTATGCTTTTAGGACTGAACATTCCACTGCCCTACCCCTCAGCCTGAAACCGCAGAAGATAGGGGTGTTTGTGGACTATGAAAAAGGTCAAGTGTCATTTTATAATGTGGACGCAAAAGTACACATCTACACTTTCATGGATAAATTCTCTGAGACTATTTATCCGTTCTTCAGTCCCTGTACCAACAAAACAGGCAAAAATGATGCTCCGCTGGTGATTACGCCTGTCCTTTTTTGA
- the LOC130561192 gene encoding E3 ubiquitin-protein ligase TRIM39 isoform X3, whose amino-acid sequence MACIGKYWDSAKHCQCPLCKQNFKRKPALHINRTLREITEQFKQMTSKTGSCKGVGRCRAVEEEGRPQESVDETERPGHLPGDRFTDMKRKFTSQNKTGPAQTVTTNADSADGTPSPVLTREVSMRRFTLSGAENAMNLPLCPKHHRNLELFCRSDLECICVECGQTEHKSHKITCAEKEWQSNKMKISIIDNEIQEMTKERLQKVGEIKQSLTEIKMLGEREKQRSMQFIGALISSIECSQAGLLEVIEINCCSAEHQAEVMIKELEQEITQLRKRSAALGKVAQIKDYNTGLKSYSDISMPLSMKDWAGVSLTSNLGTKAVYTSICQLLERFKEELQKLPAICLLVPLEQSPTKSLPKIKRIQEYAVDVTLDPNTAHPRLILSEDWKKVWCGERHHLVPNNRERFDRVVCVLGHEGFSSGRHYWEVEVGGKTDWDLGVATHSINRKGKITVSPSNGYWFLSLRDKNNYAFRTEHSTALPLSLKPQKIGVFVDYEKGQVSFYNVDAKVHIYTFMDKFSETIYPFFSPCTNKTGKNDAPLVITPVLF is encoded by the exons ATGGCCTGCATCGGTAAATACTGGGATTCAGCCAAGCACTGCCAGTGCCCCCTCTGCAAGCAGAACTTCAAGAGAAAGCCCGCTCTCCACATCAATCGAACTCTCCGTGAGATCACCGAACAGTTCAAGCAGATGACAAGCAAAACAGGGTCCTGTAAGGGGGTTGGCAGATGTAGGGCAGTTGAGGAAGAAGGAAGACCACAGGAGTCAGTGGATGAGACAGAAAGACCAGGCCATCTTCCAGGTGATCGCTTTACTGACATGAAGCGGAAATTTACCTCTCAAAATAAAACAGGACCTGCACAAACTGTCACAACAAATGCAGATAGTGCAGATGGCACCCCGTCACCAGTTTTAACCAGAGAAGTTTCCATGCGAAGGTTTACACTGAGTGGGGCTGAAAATGCTATGAATTTGCCTCTTTGTCCAAAACACCACCGAAACCTGGAACTGTTCTGTCGATCCGATCTGGAATGTATTTGTGTGGAATGTGGACAAACAGAACACAAATCACACAAAATAACATGCGCTGAGAAAGAGTGGCAAAGTAATAAG ATGAAAATTAGTATCATAGACAATGAGATACAAGAGATGACCAAAGAAAGACTGCAGAAAGTGGGGGAGATCAAACAATCACTGACTGAAATTAAA ATGCTCGGCGAGCGCGAGAAGCAACGCAGCATGCAGTTTATTGGAGCTTTGATCAGCTCCATCGAGTGCAGCCAGGCGGGGCTGTTGGAGGTGATTGAGATTAATTGTTGCTCTGCAGAACATCAGGCTGAGGTGATGATCAAAGAACTGGAGCAGGAGATCACACAGTTAAGGAAGAGAAGTGCTGCACTGGGTAAAGTTGCCCAAATTAAAGACTACAACACTGGACTAAAG AGTTATTCTGATATCAGTATGCCACTCTCAATGAAAGACTGGGCAGGTGTTTCATTAACATCCAACCTTGGAACGAAAGCAGTTTACACCTCTATCTGTCAGCTACTAGAACGATTCAAGGAGGAACTTCAGAAACTACCTGCTATCT GCCTTTTAGTGCCCCTTGAACAATCACCAACGAAGTCTCTCCCAA AAATAAAGAGAATACAGGAGTATGCAg TGGATGTGACCCTGGACCCCAACACTGCCCATCCTCGCCTCATCTTATCAGAGGACTGGAAGAAGGTGTGGTGCGGTGAAAGGCACCACCTAGTTCCCAACAACCGTGAACGGTTCGACCGTGTGGTCTGTGTACTGGGACACGAGGGATTCTCTAGTGGTCGACACTACTGGGAGGTAGAGGTGGGTGGGAAAACCGACTGGGACCTGGGGGTGGCTACTCATTCCATCAACAGAAAGGGTAAGATCACGGTTAGCCCCAGCAACGGCTACTGGTTTCTTAGCTTGCGGGACAAGAACAACTATGCTTTTAGGACTGAACATTCCACTGCCCTACCCCTCAGCCTGAAACCGCAGAAGATAGGGGTGTTTGTGGACTATGAAAAAGGTCAAGTGTCATTTTATAATGTGGACGCAAAAGTACACATCTACACTTTCATGGATAAATTCTCTGAGACTATTTATCCGTTCTTCAGTCCCTGTACCAACAAAACAGGCAAAAATGATGCTCCGCTGGTGATTACGCCTGTCCTTTTTTGA
- the ovol1a gene encoding putative transcription factor Ovo-like 1a isoform X1: MGLLYWANFQGILLELRIAEDGGRCKPERAIVGNSTETCAASMSPLTLQEETEASPAEVALCLSMRKEHSMYTNSKMFTHDPCAVVPAAELPSSTVLGSETEHIRSSHNNTYVRTKIKVTTGELPIEAPPSVPAITTGPPVSIVTPCPLSVTKLSSVHAGGATYVCQVCQKVFQFQRMLNRHLKCHSEQKRHLCNFCGKGFNDTFDLKRHVRTHTGVRPYKCNLCEKAFTQRCSLESHMKKIHGVTQQYAYKERRNKLYVCEECGHTVPTQDALLRHLHNAHPNSTLLRGKGARRNLAAVNTSKEEVSEPSSPLSFNSDDNVSSGGQ, translated from the exons ATGGGCTTACTTTATTGGGCAAATTTCCAAGGAATACTTCTCGAACTTAGAATAGCGGAAGACGGCGGAAGGTGTAAACCGGAGCGGGCAATAGTGGGAAACTCCACGGAAACCTGTGCAG CCTCAATGTCTCCCCTTACTCTCCAAGAGGAGACGGAAGCCAGTCCGGCAGAGGTGGCCCTCTGCCTGTCCATGCGCAAGGAGCACAGCATGTATACAAACAGCAAGATGTTCACACATGACCCCTGTGCAGTGGTTCCTGCAGCTGAGCTCCCATCCTCCACTGTTCTAGGTTCAGAGACAGAACACATTCGAAGCTCACACAACAATACATATGTCCGCACTAAAATAAAG GTGACCACAGGTGAGCTTCCCATAGAGGCCCCACCCTCTGTTCCTGCTATaacaacaggtccacctgtttCTATAGTAACACCTTGCCCCCTGTCTGTCACTAAGTTATCTTCAGTGCATGCGGGTGGTGCCACCTATGTTTGCCAGGTGTGTCAAAAAGTTTTTCAATTCCAGCGCATGCTAAATAGACACCTGAAATGTCACAGCGAGCAGAAGAGACACTTGTGTAATTTCTGTGGAAAGGGCTTCAATGACACCTTCGATCTCAAGAGACATGtccgcacacacacag GTGTTCGTCCATATAAGTGTAATCTGTGTGAGAAGGCCTTTACCCAGCGCTGCTCTTTGGAGTCCCACATGAAAAAGATTCATGGTGTCACACAGCAGTACGCGTACAAGGAGCGTCGCAACAAGCTGTATGTTTGTGAAGAATGCGGCCATACCGTGCCTACCCAAGATGCTCTGCTGCGCCACCTTCACAATGCACATCCAAACAGTACTCTATTGCGGGGCAAGGGGGCGCGGAGAAATTTGGCAGCAGTGAACACTAGCAAAGAAGAGGTGTCTGAACCCAGTTCCCCTCTTTCCTTTAACAGTGATGATAATGTAAGCTCAGGAGGGCAATAA
- the ovol1a gene encoding putative transcription factor Ovo-like 1a isoform X2, whose translation MPRAFLVKKTSISPGKKTWSDLPDHERGDIYIPASMSPLTLQEETEASPAEVALCLSMRKEHSMYTNSKMFTHDPCAVVPAAELPSSTVLGSETEHIRSSHNNTYVRTKIKVTTGELPIEAPPSVPAITTGPPVSIVTPCPLSVTKLSSVHAGGATYVCQVCQKVFQFQRMLNRHLKCHSEQKRHLCNFCGKGFNDTFDLKRHVRTHTGVRPYKCNLCEKAFTQRCSLESHMKKIHGVTQQYAYKERRNKLYVCEECGHTVPTQDALLRHLHNAHPNSTLLRGKGARRNLAAVNTSKEEVSEPSSPLSFNSDDNVSSGGQ comes from the exons ATGCCACGAGCTTTTCTAGTGAAAAAAACGAGTATTTCACCTGGCAAGAAGACCTGGAGTGATCTGCCAGATCATGAACGAGGAGACATTTATATTCCAG CCTCAATGTCTCCCCTTACTCTCCAAGAGGAGACGGAAGCCAGTCCGGCAGAGGTGGCCCTCTGCCTGTCCATGCGCAAGGAGCACAGCATGTATACAAACAGCAAGATGTTCACACATGACCCCTGTGCAGTGGTTCCTGCAGCTGAGCTCCCATCCTCCACTGTTCTAGGTTCAGAGACAGAACACATTCGAAGCTCACACAACAATACATATGTCCGCACTAAAATAAAG GTGACCACAGGTGAGCTTCCCATAGAGGCCCCACCCTCTGTTCCTGCTATaacaacaggtccacctgtttCTATAGTAACACCTTGCCCCCTGTCTGTCACTAAGTTATCTTCAGTGCATGCGGGTGGTGCCACCTATGTTTGCCAGGTGTGTCAAAAAGTTTTTCAATTCCAGCGCATGCTAAATAGACACCTGAAATGTCACAGCGAGCAGAAGAGACACTTGTGTAATTTCTGTGGAAAGGGCTTCAATGACACCTTCGATCTCAAGAGACATGtccgcacacacacag GTGTTCGTCCATATAAGTGTAATCTGTGTGAGAAGGCCTTTACCCAGCGCTGCTCTTTGGAGTCCCACATGAAAAAGATTCATGGTGTCACACAGCAGTACGCGTACAAGGAGCGTCGCAACAAGCTGTATGTTTGTGAAGAATGCGGCCATACCGTGCCTACCCAAGATGCTCTGCTGCGCCACCTTCACAATGCACATCCAAACAGTACTCTATTGCGGGGCAAGGGGGCGCGGAGAAATTTGGCAGCAGTGAACACTAGCAAAGAAGAGGTGTCTGAACCCAGTTCCCCTCTTTCCTTTAACAGTGATGATAATGTAAGCTCAGGAGGGCAATAA